The nucleotide sequence AAGTTGGAAGCCATGTGTCTGCTGCGCGGCAAAACTCTCTGTGTCCATCTCAAGTAGGGACAGGTGGACAGAAAAATGACTTGAAACTCTGGGACCTGAACAGACCTGGGGAGCCAACTTTCAGAGCTAAGAATGTACTTTACACCTTTTACTTCacttgttaatatttttgttaCCATATGTCACAGAATTATTGGCAATTTAGGTTGCAGTCATTGACCATGGCCATGCATTGTTTTTGTGGCAAATGATAATTGAGGTGCCAAGCAGAAGCATTAGAGTCCTTGTCAATTGGGGAGCAATCACTGTCAAGTTTTTCTCATCATTTAAATggatatttacatgtataatCATTTGTAACTAGtaagcaaataattatttagacttttcacacacacacacacacaagtGCACACATTGATGTTTTCTTCGCTCTTTGAAAGATTTTCTATACCCCATAGTGTGGTGCAGCAAAACCAAATGAGTACaatctcaaatcactttgatGGTCCattgaaaatgttttacttCTGAATAACAAACCCAGCAAATCCAAGAAACCATAAATAAAAAGCTCATGAATATGCATTTACAGTGTATTTCTGTGATCTTTGATTTATTAAATGGAATTCCATATTGTCCAAGTAATCCTGGGAACTTTCCAACTTTTCCTTCAGGTGCCAAATGACTTCCTGGACCTTCAAGTTCCCATCTGGGTGTGTGACCTTGGCTTTCTTCCCAGTCAAGGATCACATTCCAAGGTTGTAGTTGGAACAGGATATCATCAGGTGCGACTCTATGACACCAAGGCACAGCGACGTCCAGTACTTAGCTTTGACTTTGGAGAGTCTCCAATCTCAGCATTAGCTGTGACAGATGATGAAAAGTAagactaatttttttgtctttaccTCTAAGTGTGgggattttaaattttttatacaaAGGGGACCTCCAGCCACTGTTGATTGTAAAGATAACTGCATCATCAATCTAATCTACTGTTGTTATACATACATCTAAtacagcatctaatttctccttacagtaagacaactgaatcattcattaagatcatgagaataaagggaatgatcaccaaccaaagaagctttgattgctaaacaaattctccttgtcagtgctaaaggaaatgtatagagaagagtatggagacTTGggatactgatgttggggtgtaaagggttaagaacgtGGCTTTTTCAGTCATTAACCTTCACAAGTCAAGGAATTGTTCTCAAGTTTAAGACATCTTTAGTTTAAGATAATACCACTTTACCATAATCTCTTTTGTGGCAATGATGTTATTACTCGTGCCTTTATTTTTAATGCTGAAGAGAACATCATTGTGGTAAAGAAAAGATtaatcttgttttctttgttctttacCCATCAGTGTTGTTATTGTGGGGAATACAGTTGGAACAATGGGAAGCATTGACCTGAGAAAGGGTGAGAACAATTGgggtttaaatttttaactaaTTTCTACGTGAAGGTATGTTACACTATGTATTTGCTTCACTGATGTGGTTATAACAGGTGATCGTTACCACTTGAGGTAATTCCAATTATCCAAGAGctattttcaattgagtttcaaAGGTGATcctggattgctttggttttgctttactttgctctgtgattggtccagaaaacctATGCCacaatctcaaccaatcaaatacaaaactaaaaccaatctcCATtcggtcactcgcgttttcccgcgcttcaagcaggttgcctgttttactttgagttctcattggttaccTTGTTCTGTTTGAAGGCTGTGGTTACTTTGGTGTTAGATTTTCGTACCTTAGTCGAAAACTGCTATATTTTCACCCAAATGTTATCCTCCTCTTctccccagcatttcatcagatTTCCCTGACAATTCGCCGGAAACCTATTTATACTCTGGGGTAAAAAGAGGCACTGTGCGACTAAACGGCGTGTTCTgcccaaaaacacaacacacTGATCCAGTCGGGTCATGGCCCAGACTTCTTGACCCGGAGTCTAGTGcaccaggagcccattaattTACAttagtaatgggctcctgcatGGGCTCCTGGCTCCTGAGTGCACTAACCACAATGAGTGTGGAGTATCAATATTTAATTCtcaagttttcaatttttgtcttccAATTCCTTTTCAtcattgaaagaaatatttaaagaaGGCTATTGATGGAACAATGATTTTGGACTCATTCTCTTTCTATTATCTTTTCAACTCTTCCCATTTCGTTTTGAGCTCTTATCCCTCTCTGCTGTCACGCTTTTCTCCAGAGCGGTTGCGTGACGATATACTCAGTTACTTACTACCGAAATGATTCGAACAATATTCACTCGTTGCTGTACACGGGTTTGGGAGTAAGGATTTAGATGAGGACAGGCACTCGAGAATTAATTGTCGATGTCTTATCAAGAAAAATGTTGCATCGTTTGATATGAAACCAATTTGTTCATTCCAGGTCAACTTAAGGGTCATTTTAAAGGTTTTGCAGGTGGAATTCGCTGTATTTCGTGTCTTGATAAACAGCAGATGGTAGTTTCTTGTGGACTCGATAAGTTTCTTCGCGTTCATCATCTCCATAATAGAAAACTTCTTCATAAGGTAGGCTTATCATGTTCCTGGCAAATTCTTTGCTTTAGTAGTGACGAAAAATGCACAGTTTATTTTGGCGGTTTGCAATTTGCGATCTGTGGCCTTTTCTATGTTTGCCGAGAAGTTTTTTTAAGgattaagaatttttcttttcttgtatgtatttattcattcattttttttggaaattgggCTCGTGAAACGCCAATAGTGAGAGGTTTTTGGTTTACTCTTTTAACTATAGAAAAGAGCTCCGTTTATGTCTCTCTTTTTTGCCTCTCTGCTTCAAGAACTATGGTTTGTTTACTTTCATTGACATGCAATAAGATTTTCTCTCCTGGAGGTGTATCAGGTTTACCTTACTTGCAATCGTCCCGTAACATTATTTTTGGTTTCATGGTGTCTAGTACGTCACCTTTTAAGTctctattttaaaacatttttatttgtagtTTGTTCTGCAAGTTTTGGCACAAAAGTTTGTTACTGTTAAGGGTTCAATCCTCAGATCACTGTCGTCGAGTGTACACGTAGCAGTAATGTTACGACTTAGCATTTGGTGGGGGCATGCCACGGCTTTTTCACAAATGTTGTCTGATTTATCACTATTTACCTCTTTATTATCTTTTTGATTGCAGATATACTTGAAATCTGTCCTTAATTGCTTATTGATTTCAGCCAAGGAGATAGAAAAACAGGTTCCTAGTAAAACCATTTCATTATACACTCAATTacaaaaacgttgacaccttAGAAGCGTTTGTTATGGACGATTAATTACATTTAAACCTTCCCCAATCGCGTCTTGGTTCagcgcgttttcccgcgcatcAAGCAAtttacttgtttttactttatatTCCTATTGGCTCCTTTTGATGTCCtttaattctgattggttgttgtgatcaGTTTGGTTTATGTTTTACGACATTCAGTCGAAAtgcgcttaaaaaaaaaaagatttgaataATTAATACagtaaatcatttattttatatctgTGCGAACTTTTCCCATGAAGTCGTTGGGTCTCATCGCTCATGGATTGTCAATATCTAGGTGTCATTGTTTCTCCAATCGTGTGTCTAAATCGTTGTCATTGATAATTGGTTTAAAACTGGCTTAGCAATATCATTTTTCGTGTTGTGTGATCGTGCGATTTGGTTAGTTTCGAGAGGCACTGTTGTGGGTCTTAGCTCCTAGGGGTCAAAAACTTTATCAGGTAGCGGCAAGTAAGAAAAATCTTGTTGATATAATACATCTTGGTTTGATTGGTCACAGTTTTTCAGTCATGAAATTGGCACTACGTCTTCATTAAAGATTATAAAAGGATCGGACATGGTAACCAATACCTGAATTGTTGGCCTCCAACTCTTAAATAACCTATTGAGAATTCTGATGAAATAACAGCGACTAAAGAGCTGGGTAAGAATTGAATAGTACCCAATTGGATAATGCAAAAACTTGACCCCGTAAAATTGGTACCCCTACcctttggattttttttaaccgtAGTTCTAGCGACTCTTCAGACTGAGCTACAGAACACGGCAAACAGCAGTAACTGCCTTTGATATGAAATAATCTTTTGTTGCAGAATACAAAACACACAGATCGCGGTGATACTGCCGACCTTTTGAAAAGATCGTCTGAAAGAGCAGCACGAGGTGAAGACAGCGAAGACGAAGATGACGACATATGGGACAAGATGGAGGTTGTTACAACTGGcagtaaaaggaaaagaagcGAAAAAAGTGAGACTTTAGTGAACTGATCTATGCGTTTAACACCCAGCTGTTTATTAACACCTACAAAAGTATACATGAAGACATCAGAATAAACTTTCAAGCGTTCGTCGTTTGCTCTTTGCTccgacaaagggctaacactctaAACTTTCGCTTTCAATGTTCACCACAATGGTTTCTTTTTTACCTTCCTCAACTCTCATTTGATGCAATTGTTGTTCTTGCTGGCCAACTCAACAC is from Pocillopora verrucosa isolate sample1 chromosome 7, ASM3666991v2, whole genome shotgun sequence and encodes:
- the LOC131770708 gene encoding WD repeat-containing protein 74-like, whose amino-acid sequence is MADVWVGGEIGVLKGVDLKKSSFTNHSVGENASRNHEICSMSWNDDNENQILLGSANGIVKTFDVTKKEFVSEWSHPVGKGKLKGLFKWNSAIVSCVDSGLLQIWKDHENPIDIKVGSHVSAARQNSLCPSQVGTGGQKNDLKLWDLNRPGEPTFRAKNVPNDFLDLQVPIWVCDLGFLPSQGSHSKVVVGTGYHQVRLYDTKAQRRPVLSFDFGESPISALAVTDDENVVIVGNTVGTMGSIDLRKGQLKGHFKGFAGGIRCISCLDKQQMVVSCGLDKFLRVHHLHNRKLLHKIYLKSVLNCLLISAKEIEKQNTKHTDRGDTADLLKRSSERAARGEDSEDEDDDIWDKMEVVTTGSKRKRSEKKTTCAKKKKEKRKAISLVS